One Gloeobacter morelensis MG652769 DNA window includes the following coding sequences:
- a CDS encoding acyl-CoA thioesterase, whose translation MMFEDVVIALPVRPNDLDSFGHVNYATVLEYMEAGRWAWLSHHHKMEQASSVLPVVSRLEIAYHREIRMEQVQVNTHLEPGEESPYYVFFKQTVGVVREGRPITAVEARVRMVFMDAVKRTLTTKQAFLESK comes from the coding sequence ATGATGTTTGAAGATGTCGTCATCGCCCTGCCGGTGCGGCCGAACGATCTGGACAGCTTCGGCCATGTCAACTACGCCACGGTGCTGGAGTACATGGAAGCGGGGCGCTGGGCGTGGCTGTCGCACCACCACAAGATGGAGCAGGCGAGCAGCGTGCTTCCGGTGGTCTCGCGCCTCGAAATCGCCTACCACCGCGAGATCCGCATGGAGCAGGTGCAGGTGAACACCCACCTGGAGCCGGGGGAAGAGTCGCCCTACTATGTGTTTTTCAAGCAGACGGTGGGCGTGGTGCGCGAAGGCAGGCCGATTACTGCCGTCGAAGCGCGCGTGCGCATGGTCTTCATGGACGCCGTCAAGCGCACCCTTACCACCAAGCAGGCGTTTCTGGAAAGCAAATAG
- a CDS encoding DUF2656 domain-containing protein: MTEPLRARMLLSHNFDTSTAAVEALSPAQFAQVFTEGLAAYPDLQCRCLEDSPHWLVEIYFPVAFTPRQVGELCGRTLAKSRANERKGEGRLPDTLILGGLKTTPALGNAPYSLRPGDWGVDVVETDAAQAFLAAIGWEATAAGRPPDTTFKFEIRGA; the protein is encoded by the coding sequence ATGACGGAGCCCCTCAGAGCCCGGATGCTGCTGTCCCACAACTTCGACACGTCCACCGCGGCGGTGGAAGCGCTCAGCCCTGCGCAATTTGCCCAGGTGTTCACCGAAGGGCTCGCCGCCTACCCGGATTTGCAGTGCCGGTGCCTGGAGGATAGCCCCCACTGGTTGGTGGAAATATATTTTCCGGTCGCCTTTACCCCGCGCCAGGTGGGCGAACTGTGCGGGCGCACCCTCGCCAAAAGCCGCGCAAACGAGCGCAAAGGCGAAGGCCGCCTGCCGGACACCTTGATACTGGGGGGTCTGAAGACCACACCGGCCCTGGGCAACGCCCCCTACAGCCTGCGGCCGGGCGACTGGGGCGTCGATGTCGTCGAGACCGACGCGGCACAAGCCTTTTTGGCGGCCATCGGCTGGGAAGCCACTGCCGCCGGCCGCCCCCCGGATACCACCTTCAAATTCGAAATCCGGGGTGCCTGA
- a CDS encoding CopG family ribbon-helix-helix protein, with protein sequence MARPVSDRDMVTVSFRCEREVRDSLDEVAKLIERDRSWVINAAIEEYLARELSDLRSIARGLDQARRGELASDEQVKAAFDAFKPT encoded by the coding sequence GTGGCGCGACCGGTTAGCGACAGGGACATGGTGACGGTCAGTTTCCGTTGCGAGCGCGAGGTGCGCGACAGTCTGGACGAGGTGGCAAAGCTCATCGAGCGCGACCGCTCCTGGGTAATCAACGCGGCGATCGAGGAGTATCTGGCGCGCGAGTTGTCGGATTTGCGCTCGATTGCCCGAGGACTCGACCAGGCGCGCCGTGGAGAACTGGCGAGCGACGAGCAGGTCAAGGCTGCTTTCGACGCCTTCAAGCCGACCTGA
- a CDS encoding response regulator → MDPIRVILVEDHDLTRAGLRMALSQSDHIKLLGDASNGEAGLKLIEQTKPDLAIVDVGLPGIDGIEVTRRVKSEHPEILVLILTMRDDSQTVLAAFASGADSYCMKDIASKDLLQVVETTHEGTSFIDPAVAGIVLNEVRSRSVHAAPGTRQTVIQAADPELAQILEASPLTERELEVLQLIVQGHSNEGIAQQLYITVGTVKTHVRNILSKLCADDRTQAAVLALRSGLVH, encoded by the coding sequence ATGGACCCGATTCGCGTCATACTCGTTGAAGACCACGATCTCACTCGTGCCGGTCTGCGCATGGCCCTCAGCCAGTCCGACCACATCAAGCTCCTTGGAGATGCGTCCAACGGCGAAGCGGGGCTCAAGCTCATCGAGCAGACGAAACCGGACCTGGCGATTGTCGATGTGGGGCTGCCGGGGATCGACGGCATCGAGGTGACCCGGCGCGTCAAGAGCGAGCACCCCGAGATTCTGGTGCTCATCCTCACGATGCGCGACGATTCCCAGACGGTGCTTGCCGCCTTCGCCTCGGGTGCCGATTCTTACTGCATGAAGGACATCGCCTCCAAAGATTTGCTCCAGGTTGTAGAGACGACCCACGAGGGCACCAGCTTTATCGATCCGGCGGTGGCGGGTATTGTCCTCAACGAAGTGCGCTCGCGCTCGGTTCACGCCGCTCCCGGCACCCGCCAGACGGTGATCCAGGCGGCCGATCCTGAGCTTGCCCAGATTCTCGAAGCTTCGCCCCTCACCGAGCGCGAACTGGAAGTGCTGCAGCTGATCGTGCAGGGTCATTCCAACGAAGGGATCGCCCAGCAGCTGTACATCACTGTGGGCACCGTCAAGACCCACGTGCGCAACATCCTCAGCAAGCTGTGCGCCGACGACCGCACCCAGGCGGCGGTACTCGCCCTGCGCTCCGGCCTGGTGCACTAG
- a CDS encoding IS6 family transposase, giving the protein MDERTPFSQPLLFKWRHFQPELIVMCVRWYLRYPLSYRQVEELVAERGLPVDHTTIYRWVQDYAPELDKGCRAHLRPTNDSWKADETHIKVKGRWCYLYRAVDSEGNTLDFLLTAKRDAKAAKRFFRKALKAKHNRTPRVINVDKNPAYPKAMDDLKAEEFLPENCALRQVKYLKNLVEQDHRSIKRLTRPGLGFQGLRTAWRTIRGYEAMNMIRKGQIKNVEQGAIQSQVKFIESLFGLAA; this is encoded by the coding sequence ATGGACGAACGCACTCCTTTCAGCCAGCCTCTTTTGTTTAAGTGGCGACATTTTCAGCCCGAATTAATCGTGATGTGCGTACGTTGGTACTTGCGTTATCCTCTGAGCTATCGACAGGTGGAAGAACTGGTGGCTGAGCGGGGTCTGCCCGTTGATCACACCACCATTTATCGATGGGTGCAAGACTACGCTCCCGAATTGGACAAGGGGTGCAGGGCACATCTACGGCCTACCAACGACTCCTGGAAAGCGGATGAGACGCACATCAAAGTCAAGGGTCGCTGGTGCTATCTGTACCGGGCGGTCGATTCTGAAGGCAACACTCTGGATTTTTTGTTGACGGCTAAACGCGATGCCAAAGCCGCCAAGCGCTTCTTTCGAAAAGCCCTGAAAGCCAAGCATAATCGTACTCCCCGCGTGATCAATGTAGACAAGAATCCGGCTTATCCTAAGGCGATGGATGACCTGAAAGCCGAGGAGTTCCTCCCGGAAAACTGTGCATTGCGGCAGGTAAAATATTTGAAAAATCTGGTCGAGCAGGATCATCGAAGCATCAAGCGCTTGACCAGGCCCGGTTTAGGATTTCAAGGATTACGAACGGCGTGGCGGACGATTCGAGGATATGAAGCAATGAACATGATCCGCAAAGGCCAAATCAAGAATGTCGAGCAAGGAGCGATTCAGTCGCAGGTGAAATTCATTGAGAGTCTGTTCGGGCTCGCAGCCTAG
- a CDS encoding N-acetylmuramoyl-L-alanine amidase, producing the protein MRLPLLSLLLALGLFCTATGATEPRVLDRPIPFGPARRALTLDYIRLHYDPEARDIAIIPRMVVVHWTGDGNLTSAFATFTPDQLPSARADIQKGGALNVSAHFVVDRDGTIYRLMDEKRLARHVIGLNWMAIGIENIGGPRRALTDAQLAANAWLVRDLAARHPIDYLIGHHEYGRFRGSPLWRERQAGYFTGKSDPGANFMARLRARLQELKLKDRP; encoded by the coding sequence ATGCGTCTACCCTTGTTGAGCCTGCTGTTGGCGCTCGGCCTATTCTGTACCGCCACCGGGGCCACCGAGCCGCGGGTCCTCGACAGGCCGATTCCCTTCGGTCCGGCCCGCCGCGCCCTTACCCTCGACTACATCCGCCTGCACTACGATCCCGAAGCCAGGGACATCGCCATTATCCCCCGTATGGTGGTGGTGCACTGGACTGGCGACGGAAACTTGACAAGCGCCTTTGCCACTTTTACTCCCGACCAGCTGCCGTCCGCCCGCGCCGACATCCAAAAAGGCGGCGCCCTGAACGTCTCCGCCCACTTCGTGGTGGATCGCGACGGCACGATTTACCGGCTGATGGATGAAAAGCGCCTGGCCCGCCACGTGATTGGCCTCAACTGGATGGCCATCGGCATCGAAAATATCGGCGGCCCCCGCCGGGCGCTCACCGACGCTCAACTGGCGGCCAACGCCTGGCTGGTGCGGGATCTAGCCGCCCGCCACCCGATCGACTATTTGATTGGTCACCACGAGTACGGCCGCTTTCGCGGCAGCCCCCTCTGGCGCGAGCGGCAGGCGGGGTATTTCACCGGCAAGAGCGATCCTGGGGCCAATTTTATGGCCCGCCTGCGCGCCCGGCTACAGGAACTCAAGCTCAAAGACCGGCCCTGA
- a CDS encoding type II toxin-antitoxin system RelE/ParE family toxin, with product MQVLWTLEALERLTLIREEAGQVSSEWPQLVIGRIETVIAEMASFPLSGRVGRLRGTREWVVARTPYVIVYRPMQESVVIVTVVHGRQDWPGVLREP from the coding sequence ATGCAGGTGCTCTGGACGCTCGAAGCGCTCGAGCGGCTGACCCTAATTCGGGAAGAGGCGGGCCAGGTCTCCTCTGAGTGGCCACAATTGGTGATCGGGCGTATTGAAACCGTGATTGCCGAGATGGCGAGCTTCCCGCTATCCGGACGTGTCGGTCGCCTGCGCGGTACGCGCGAGTGGGTGGTGGCACGTACTCCCTATGTCATCGTCTACCGACCGATGCAGGAGTCGGTGGTGATTGTCACCGTTGTCCACGGCAGGCAGGACTGGCCTGGCGTCCTTCGAGAGCCCTAA
- a CDS encoding GNAT family N-acetyltransferase — MKLLGPGDEGVLERVAPEVFDGPVDPVLARAFLAEPGHYIAVAVEGGTVVGFASGVRHLHPDKPWALWVNEVGVSPDWQGRGIGKAVLRRLLAAAAAAGCTEAWVGTEADNAPAQGLYRAVGGALDSEAFVTFSFSLGCESAPTRAENPSVDCP; from the coding sequence GTGAAACTGCTTGGCCCGGGCGACGAGGGCGTGCTGGAGCGCGTGGCGCCGGAGGTGTTCGACGGCCCGGTCGACCCGGTGCTCGCCCGCGCCTTCCTGGCCGAGCCGGGGCACTACATCGCCGTCGCGGTGGAGGGGGGCACCGTGGTGGGCTTCGCCTCCGGCGTCCGCCACCTCCACCCGGACAAGCCCTGGGCCTTATGGGTCAACGAGGTGGGTGTCTCGCCGGACTGGCAGGGCCGCGGTATCGGCAAGGCCGTGCTGCGCCGCTTGCTGGCGGCGGCGGCGGCGGCGGGCTGCACCGAAGCCTGGGTCGGCACGGAGGCGGACAACGCCCCGGCCCAGGGCCTCTACCGCGCGGTTGGCGGGGCGTTGGACTCAGAGGCGTTTGTGACCTTCTCCTTCTCGCTGGGCTGCGAATCGGCGCCCACCCGCGCTGAAAATCCGAGTGTCGATTGCCCCTAG
- the lpxD gene encoding UDP-3-O-(3-hydroxymyristoyl)glucosamine N-acyltransferase → MKLSDISAKLGCALEGDGQVDIVGIAGIEEAEPGHLTFLSNPKYKVKLRDTKASAAIVSADFEVSAAWPIPLLRHVNPYLTFAHAIELFYSPPPAPHGIHPTAVVDPTAVCGHNVRIGASSVIGEGVVLADDVTVYPNCTIYPGVRIGRNSTIHSNCVVREHVVIGEDCIVQNGAVIGADGFGYAKQADGTWYKIVQSGIVVLENRVEIGACTTVDRATIGETRIKSGSKLDNLVMIGHGSSVGENTLLCGQVGLAGSSTVGRNVMLAGQVGVAGHLHIGDNVVATVKSCIWKSVEANQVLYGNIPASDSHTWLKASAVFRQLPQMQKSVQQMQKRIAVLEEPFKTNGKSGRADASPPKAALECHGTTGDAPQG, encoded by the coding sequence ATGAAATTATCGGATATTTCAGCGAAGCTCGGCTGTGCTCTGGAGGGAGATGGGCAAGTCGATATCGTCGGTATAGCGGGCATTGAAGAGGCAGAACCGGGGCATTTGACTTTTCTTTCCAATCCAAAATACAAAGTCAAGCTTCGAGACACCAAAGCGTCGGCGGCGATCGTCTCGGCCGACTTTGAGGTTTCTGCGGCCTGGCCCATCCCATTGCTGCGGCACGTCAATCCCTATCTCACCTTTGCCCACGCGATCGAATTGTTTTATTCGCCCCCGCCGGCACCCCACGGCATCCACCCCACGGCCGTCGTCGACCCCACAGCCGTCTGCGGCCACAACGTGCGCATCGGTGCTTCGAGCGTCATCGGCGAGGGGGTGGTTCTGGCGGACGACGTCACCGTCTACCCCAACTGCACCATCTACCCGGGGGTGCGCATCGGCCGCAACAGCACCATCCATTCCAACTGTGTCGTGCGCGAGCACGTTGTGATTGGTGAAGACTGCATCGTCCAAAATGGAGCCGTGATCGGCGCCGATGGATTCGGTTATGCCAAACAAGCCGACGGCACCTGGTACAAAATTGTCCAGTCGGGGATCGTCGTGCTCGAAAACCGCGTCGAGATCGGCGCCTGCACGACCGTCGACCGCGCCACCATCGGCGAGACGCGCATCAAATCCGGCAGCAAGCTCGACAACCTGGTGATGATCGGTCACGGCTCCAGCGTCGGCGAAAATACGCTGCTTTGCGGCCAGGTGGGGCTCGCAGGCAGCAGCACGGTGGGCCGCAACGTCATGCTTGCCGGGCAGGTGGGCGTGGCCGGACACCTGCACATCGGGGACAACGTGGTCGCCACGGTCAAATCCTGCATCTGGAAATCGGTGGAGGCGAACCAGGTGCTCTACGGCAATATCCCCGCCAGCGACAGTCACACCTGGCTTAAAGCTTCGGCGGTGTTTCGCCAGCTGCCGCAGATGCAAAAGTCGGTCCAGCAGATGCAAAAGCGGATCGCCGTGCTCGAAGAACCCTTCAAGACCAACGGCAAATCCGGCCGGGCCGATGCGTCGCCGCCAAAGGCCGCTCTCGAGTGCCACGGGACGACCGGCGATGCCCCCCAGGGCTGA
- a CDS encoding DUF6624 domain-containing protein codes for MDDQLRIELVAMAAEDQIVRAELAADGSLFAGYHPRMEAVHRRNAGRLEAILVAYGWPGRSLVGDEGAAAAFLLLQHAIGFPDLQRSALGLLQQAAAAGEAVPLHSAMLEDRLCTFEGRPQRFGTQFDWDAAGDLSPLPIADPEGVDDRRRAVGLEPLAQQTRRMRAQALLEGQKPPVDFAGRRAEMEHWACSVGWR; via the coding sequence ATGGACGACCAACTGCGTATCGAACTGGTGGCGATGGCGGCAGAAGACCAGATAGTCCGCGCCGAACTGGCGGCGGACGGGTCGCTCTTTGCTGGCTACCACCCCCGGATGGAGGCGGTGCACCGCCGCAACGCCGGGAGGCTTGAGGCGATTTTGGTGGCCTACGGCTGGCCGGGCCGCTCCCTGGTGGGTGATGAGGGGGCAGCGGCAGCTTTTTTGCTGCTCCAGCACGCGATTGGTTTTCCCGATTTGCAGCGGAGCGCTTTGGGATTGCTGCAGCAGGCGGCGGCGGCAGGCGAAGCGGTCCCCCTGCACTCAGCGATGCTCGAAGATCGTCTTTGCACCTTTGAAGGGCGGCCTCAGCGCTTCGGCACCCAATTCGATTGGGACGCGGCAGGCGATCTCAGTCCCCTGCCTATCGCAGATCCTGAGGGTGTGGACGATCGGCGTCGGGCCGTCGGGCTCGAACCACTCGCGCAGCAAACGCGGCGGATGCGCGCGCAGGCGCTTCTCGAAGGGCAAAAGCCTCCCGTAGACTTTGCCGGGCGGCGCGCCGAGATGGAGCACTGGGCATGTTCGGTGGGCTGGCGATAA
- a CDS encoding DUF2511 domain-containing protein has protein sequence MSAVNDWMMLCTTLATALSLGACGAPEYQPNTRTLPISKAEYGERWPLAVQSGELDCPLPGAVVLKADGKTYALNGTAESTAKYQLVDGILTANPSGGKVDSQTKIALLQPLVDAGLQLCTD, from the coding sequence ATGTCTGCAGTGAACGATTGGATGATGTTGTGCACGACCCTGGCCACCGCGCTGTCCCTTGGCGCCTGCGGCGCTCCCGAGTACCAACCCAACACCCGCACCCTCCCCATCAGCAAAGCCGAGTACGGCGAGCGCTGGCCCCTGGCGGTGCAATCGGGCGAACTCGACTGCCCGTTGCCCGGGGCGGTGGTGCTCAAGGCCGACGGCAAGACCTACGCCCTCAACGGCACCGCCGAATCGACCGCCAAGTACCAGTTGGTGGACGGAATATTGACTGCCAACCCATCCGGGGGCAAGGTCGATTCCCAGACCAAAATTGCCCTGCTGCAGCCGCTGGTGGACGCCGGATTGCAGCTGTGTACCGACTAA
- a CDS encoding IS701 family transposase, which translates to MTKQLETQNSAVQEVSAWAAQLQKLGERIAPRFARLEARQRALAYLKGLLAPIERKNSWQLAEQAGEQDPYAFQHLLGRAQWEAEQLRDDLREYVTEHLAEQPGVLVVDETGFLKQGQKSVGVQRQYSGTAGRIENCQIGVFLIYASSKGTAFIDRELYLPKAWVDDAEQRRQTSVPEEIKFQTKIQLARTMLARAIEAEVPFEWVTADAVYGGDYQFRKFLKSQGKSYVLAVTAQQRLWLEGEQQRVDDIATCLPPAVWRRLSAGSGSKGERLYDWAYMTYSHIDGSEWQKGLLIRRSISNPDEYAYYLVHARAQTQAEEIVRIAGLRWNIEQCFKTAKEEIGLDQYEVRSWHGWYRHITLSLLAHAFLAVLRSQAIEEKKGEPLRSNSLSEFKNKRGLCYL; encoded by the coding sequence ATGACCAAGCAACTTGAAACGCAAAACTCTGCAGTTCAGGAGGTTTCTGCTTGGGCTGCACAATTGCAGAAACTGGGGGAACGGATTGCTCCGCGTTTTGCACGTTTGGAAGCCCGTCAACGCGCCCTCGCCTATCTGAAAGGCTTGCTCGCCCCCATTGAACGAAAAAACAGTTGGCAACTGGCTGAACAAGCAGGAGAGCAAGACCCTTATGCTTTTCAGCACCTGTTAGGCCGGGCGCAGTGGGAAGCGGAGCAATTGCGCGATGACCTCAGAGAATATGTGACCGAACATCTGGCCGAGCAGCCAGGTGTATTAGTTGTCGATGAAACAGGGTTTCTCAAGCAAGGGCAAAAATCGGTTGGGGTGCAACGGCAGTACTCTGGAACTGCGGGCAGAATTGAAAATTGCCAGATTGGCGTTTTCCTGATTTACGCTAGTTCCAAAGGAACTGCCTTCATTGACCGCGAACTTTATCTGCCAAAAGCCTGGGTCGATGATGCAGAGCAGCGACGACAAACATCCGTACCAGAAGAGATCAAGTTCCAGACCAAAATTCAACTGGCCCGCACGATGCTTGCCCGCGCTATCGAAGCAGAGGTGCCGTTTGAGTGGGTGACGGCAGATGCCGTCTACGGTGGGGATTACCAGTTTCGAAAGTTTCTCAAAAGCCAGGGAAAATCCTATGTCTTAGCCGTGACTGCTCAACAGAGATTGTGGCTGGAAGGAGAACAGCAACGGGTCGATGATATCGCAACCTGCTTGCCTCCAGCGGTTTGGCGTCGTCTGAGTGCTGGCAGTGGTAGCAAGGGAGAACGGCTGTATGACTGGGCGTATATGACCTACTCTCATATTGATGGGAGTGAATGGCAAAAGGGCTTGCTTATCCGTCGTAGCATCAGCAATCCTGACGAATATGCTTATTATTTAGTGCATGCAAGAGCACAAACACAAGCAGAAGAAATTGTGCGGATTGCTGGCTTGCGCTGGAACATTGAGCAGTGTTTTAAAACTGCGAAAGAGGAGATAGGGCTCGACCAATATGAAGTGCGCTCTTGGCACGGTTGGTATCGACACATCACCTTGTCCCTGTTGGCTCATGCATTTTTGGCAGTGCTCCGCTCCCAAGCGATAGAAGAAAAAAAGGGGGAACCTCTGAGGTCAAACAGTTTGTCCGAGTTCAAGAACAAGCGTGGCCTTTGTTACCTGTGA
- a CDS encoding M24 family metallopeptidase has product MKRAILAGLLVLAAASPVRADASLRPFGTLREQAEVQQQWLKTRMETVLPPLMRRYGAQMWVIPMREYNEDPVFSALVAPTTFSARRRTIYVFFDRGADQGVEMLALGGGSQGGVYTARRSERKVEAAVGGRQAELWGDEQWQMLKEVIEERRPRTIAINVSRTFAFADGLSAGEYEGMSEALGPEWTQRFRRAEGLAVDLIAARLPQEEAFYRKLNELTWQMISTAFSNQVITPGVTRTSDVVWWMRQFIAERGLAAWFQPSVDLQRQGFTEERLGEDPVIQKGDVLHCDTGIVALRLQTDTQHLAYVLKDGESEAPAGLKAALTRSNRLQDIVLEETRPGRTGNAILKASQQRMRAENIDGTIYSHPIGLHGHGAGPLIGLWDRQEGVPGRGDHAVIPNQWFSIELQATVPVAEWGGQKVRMAQEEDMVIGADGIPRWAFRRQESFWLVR; this is encoded by the coding sequence ATGAAACGAGCGATCCTGGCGGGTTTGCTGGTGCTGGCTGCGGCCTCCCCGGTGCGGGCCGACGCTTCTTTGCGGCCCTTCGGCACCCTGCGCGAGCAGGCCGAAGTGCAGCAGCAGTGGCTCAAAACACGGATGGAAACGGTTCTGCCGCCCTTGATGCGCCGCTATGGCGCCCAGATGTGGGTCATCCCGATGCGCGAGTACAACGAAGACCCGGTCTTCAGCGCCCTGGTGGCCCCGACGACGTTCTCGGCCCGCCGCCGGACGATCTACGTCTTTTTTGATCGCGGCGCGGACCAAGGCGTCGAGATGCTGGCCTTGGGCGGCGGTTCCCAGGGTGGGGTCTACACCGCCCGGCGCTCCGAGCGCAAGGTGGAAGCGGCGGTGGGGGGGCGCCAGGCGGAGCTGTGGGGCGACGAGCAGTGGCAGATGCTCAAAGAGGTGATCGAGGAGCGCCGGCCCCGAACGATCGCCATCAACGTCTCGCGCACGTTCGCCTTTGCCGACGGCCTCAGTGCAGGCGAGTACGAAGGGATGAGCGAAGCACTCGGCCCCGAGTGGACCCAGCGCTTTCGCCGCGCGGAGGGCCTGGCGGTCGATTTGATCGCCGCACGTTTGCCGCAAGAAGAAGCGTTCTACCGCAAGCTCAATGAACTCACCTGGCAAATGATCTCGACCGCCTTTTCCAACCAGGTGATCACCCCGGGGGTGACGCGCACCAGCGACGTGGTCTGGTGGATGCGCCAGTTTATCGCCGAACGGGGTTTGGCAGCCTGGTTCCAGCCCTCTGTCGACCTGCAGCGCCAGGGGTTCACCGAGGAGCGGTTGGGCGAAGACCCGGTCATTCAAAAAGGTGACGTACTCCACTGCGACACCGGCATCGTAGCGCTGCGGCTGCAGACGGACACCCAGCATCTGGCTTACGTGCTCAAGGACGGCGAGAGCGAGGCGCCCGCAGGGCTAAAAGCCGCCCTCACTCGCTCCAATCGCCTGCAGGACATCGTTCTGGAGGAGACCCGCCCGGGCCGCACCGGCAACGCAATTCTCAAAGCATCCCAGCAGCGCATGCGCGCCGAAAATATCGACGGCACCATTTATTCCCACCCCATCGGTCTGCACGGCCACGGCGCCGGTCCACTCATCGGCCTGTGGGATCGCCAGGAAGGGGTACCCGGCCGGGGCGACCACGCCGTGATCCCCAACCAGTGGTTCTCCATCGAACTGCAGGCGACCGTGCCGGTGGCCGAGTGGGGCGGCCAGAAGGTGCGCATGGCCCAGGAGGAGGACATGGTGATCGGCGCTGATGGGATACCGCGCTGGGCCTTCAGGCGCCAGGAGAGCTTCTGGTTGGTGCGTTGA
- a CDS encoding alpha/beta hydrolase yields the protein MLENKPFFLKASADRVCLLLHGLGGGPYEMQPLAESLHEQGLSVLAVAYPGHDKPARRMPASTWPEWYGHIEATYRQLAGAFASISVVGFSTGCPLALHLAARWPVAKLVLISPFVAVRYRWFYLLPPEAYLYSVGWLLPQVPRRRLPVRDRAMRETAEQAAYYRTFNLSAVRSALALIGKIKAELSLVRCPLLILQSRRDSVVAPSGAEYIYRRVRSHVRQLHWFDKSDHILPLDLERKEVFERVGQFLL from the coding sequence ATGCTGGAGAACAAGCCCTTCTTTCTCAAAGCTTCCGCCGACCGCGTCTGTCTGCTGCTGCACGGGCTGGGGGGCGGTCCCTACGAGATGCAGCCGCTGGCCGAATCTCTGCACGAGCAGGGGCTTTCGGTGCTGGCGGTGGCCTACCCCGGCCACGACAAACCCGCCCGCCGCATGCCCGCCTCCACCTGGCCCGAGTGGTACGGCCACATCGAGGCTACCTACCGCCAACTGGCTGGAGCCTTTGCAAGTATCAGCGTCGTCGGCTTCTCCACCGGCTGCCCGCTCGCTCTGCACCTGGCGGCGCGCTGGCCGGTGGCGAAACTGGTGCTGATCAGCCCGTTTGTTGCCGTGCGCTACCGCTGGTTTTATCTGCTGCCGCCGGAAGCTTATCTGTACTCGGTGGGTTGGCTATTGCCGCAGGTGCCGCGCCGCCGCCTGCCGGTGCGCGACCGGGCGATGCGCGAGACTGCCGAGCAAGCCGCCTACTACCGCACCTTTAACCTGTCCGCCGTGCGCAGCGCCCTGGCCCTCATCGGCAAAATCAAAGCGGAACTGTCGCTGGTGCGCTGTCCGCTGCTCATTTTGCAGTCGCGCCGGGACAGCGTCGTGGCTCCATCGGGGGCCGAATATATTTACCGCCGGGTGCGCTCGCACGTCCGGCAACTGCACTGGTTCGACAAGTCCGACCATATCCTGCCGCTCGATCTCGAGCGCAAGGAAGTTTTCGAACGGGTGGGCCAATTTTTGCTTTGA
- a CDS encoding YggT family protein: MDTWEIVASGLRLLFSLYILLFLFRIVLTWFPQLDLNRPPYNFVAWPTEPFLRPTRKVIPTFGGVDMTPFVWLALVALAQELLIGQQGIVTMLTKLA; the protein is encoded by the coding sequence GTGGATACCTGGGAGATCGTGGCGAGTGGGTTGCGGCTGTTGTTCAGCCTGTATATTTTGCTGTTTTTGTTTCGGATTGTACTCACCTGGTTTCCGCAGCTCGACCTCAACCGGCCGCCCTACAACTTTGTCGCCTGGCCCACCGAACCGTTTTTGCGCCCCACACGCAAGGTCATCCCCACCTTCGGCGGGGTGGATATGACCCCGTTTGTCTGGCTTGCCCTGGTCGCTCTCGCCCAGGAATTGCTGATCGGCCAGCAAGGTATCGTTACAATGCTCACAAAGCTGGCCTGA